CCATCATCTTGCCAAGGTGGCTGCTAAGGCAGATATTCTTGTCGTAGCTATCGGTCGCGCTAAGTTTGTGACTGCTGACTTTGTCAAACCAGGAGCGGTTGTCATTGACGTTGGGATGAACCGAGATGAAAACGGCAAGCTTTGTGGAGATGTTGATTATGATGCCGTTGCACCACTTGCTAGTCACATCACACCTGTACCGGGTGGAGTTGGTCCTATGACCATTACCATGCTGATGGCGCAAACCTATCAGGCAGCGCTTCGAACACTAAACAAGGACTAGTAAGATGAAATTCGTATTTGATCTGGATGGGACGCTGTCTTTCGACTATATGACCATAGATGAGGAGATTAAGCAGGTTCTTTTAAAGGCTGAAGATTATGGACATGAGCTTGTGTTTGCCTCAGCTCGCTCTTATCGGGATTGCTTGGGTTTATTAGGCCCTGAACTCAGTCAGCGCTTGGTCATAGGGTTGAATGGTGGCGTAGCCTATCATCTAGGTAAGGCTATCTTCGAAAGGAATCTCGATGCTAGAGTTTATCAGGCGCTAGTGGATTACTGCCAGACCTATAATCTCCCTTTCTTTGTAGATGATTGCTTTGACTATAGTGGTCAGATTGTAGAGAAGATTCCATTTATTTCCAGTGTGGATCCTCTAAAGGTAGCTCGTCATCAGAAACTCGAGGACTTAGGTACTCCGATTAAGGTAGTCATCTATATGGGCGACCATGAGGAGTTGCTTGATGATTTGCTTGGTCAGTTAGAAAGACTAGGACAGGCTCATCTCTCCTATCATGCGCATGAAAAGTGCCTTTATGTCAACCCCTTGGATACTCATAAGGCGACAACTGTTGAAAAGTTATGCGGGGAGAACTTCATCGCTTTTGGAAATGACCAAAACGATATTGAATTGTTTAAAACGTCTCTTTATTCAGTCCA
This genomic interval from Streptococcus oralis subsp. tigurinus contains the following:
- a CDS encoding HAD hydrolase family protein, coding for MKFVFDLDGTLSFDYMTIDEEIKQVLLKAEDYGHELVFASARSYRDCLGLLGPELSQRLVIGLNGGVAYHLGKAIFERNLDARVYQALVDYCQTYNLPFFVDDCFDYSGQIVEKIPFISSVDPLKVARHQKLEDLGTPIKVVIYMGDHEELLDDLLGQLERLGQAHLSYHAHEKCLYVNPLDTHKATTVEKLCGENFIAFGNDQNDIELFKTSLYSVQIGDFAGLTPYADDTLELKGEPSPAVAAKILQIFAEFKGK